Within Raineyella sp. W15-4, the genomic segment ATGGATGCCAGTGCCCTGACCACCGAGGGATTCTGGGCGGCCCCGAAGCTGCGGCACGCCCTGGACCGCGAGGTCGTCATCCCCGGGTCGAAGTCGGCGACCGCGCGGGCCCTGGTGGTGGCTGCGCTCTCCGACGGGCCCTCCACCATCACCGGCGGTCTGGATGCCCGCGACACCCAGCTGATGCGCGATGCGCTGCGGGCCCTCGGGGTGCGGATCCACACCAGCTTCCTCGGCGCCGCCGGGGACGATGCGGCCTTCGGCGCCCCGGGCGCCCAGCAGTCGCGTCCGCTCACCTCCGCGGTGTGGTGTGTCCGGCCGCCTCGCCGGTTCGTCAGCACCGGCGACATCGACTGCGGCCTGGCCGGGACGGTGGCCCGCTTCGTCCTGCCGATCGCCGCGATGGCCGAGGGACGGACCTACCTCCACGGCGACGAGGGGATGTCCGCCCGGCCGATCCGCCCGCTGCTGGACGCGCTGGTCGACCTCGGTGCCCGGATCCCCGACGATGCGGTGGCGATCCCGCTCACCCTCACCGGCCGCCCGGACCTGCCCGGCGGGCCGGCGATCATCGACTCCAGCGCCTCCAGCCAATTCGTCTCCGGGCTGCTGCTGAGCGCTGCCCGGTTCCGCGACGGACTCGACCTGCGTCACGAGGGCGCGACGCTCCCCTCGCTCCCGCACATCCAGATGACCGTCGACATCCTGCGTGATCACGGCGTACGGGTGGACCAGCCGGAGCCGACCCGGTGGATCGTCACGCCGGGCCCGATCCGGGCCGGCGACATCGCGATCGAGCCGGATCTGTCCACCGCCGCACCCTTCCTCGCCGCCGCGGTGCTC encodes:
- the aroA gene encoding 3-phosphoshikimate 1-carboxyvinyltransferase, with the protein product MDASALTTEGFWAAPKLRHALDREVVIPGSKSATARALVVAALSDGPSTITGGLDARDTQLMRDALRALGVRIHTSFLGAAGDDAAFGAPGAQQSRPLTSAVWCVRPPRRFVSTGDIDCGLAGTVARFVLPIAAMAEGRTYLHGDEGMSARPIRPLLDALVDLGARIPDDAVAIPLTLTGRPDLPGGPAIIDSSASSQFVSGLLLSAARFRDGLDLRHEGATLPSLPHIQMTVDILRDHGVRVDQPEPTRWIVTPGPIRAGDIAIEPDLSTAAPFLAAAVLTDGTVRIPHWPLETNQPGALLLPLLEQLGARVQLEPATDGRTGTLSVTGPGHWDLDGFDIDLSDASELTPVVAAIGALANGPSRIRGVGHIRGHETDRLAALEADFRALGADVDQTEDGLALRPAVLHGGPWGAYADHRLAQAGALLGLVVSGVMIDDIGCTSKTMPSFPSAWWSLATGSGR